One region of Natronorubrum aibiense genomic DNA includes:
- a CDS encoding HalOD1 output domain-containing protein, producing the protein MTDTTHPDSTTSRLFGDDRVGHDPTTGTFHAAFSAEPNTVVVTIVDTVATITNRDPTRLSPLFETIDPEALAELVTSSRQTPIEVAFSYEDCQVTVSSHGVVVEPPDE; encoded by the coding sequence ATGACTGACACAACTCATCCCGATTCCACCACATCTCGGCTGTTCGGCGACGACCGCGTTGGTCACGATCCGACCACAGGAACGTTTCACGCCGCTTTTAGCGCAGAACCCAATACGGTCGTTGTCACGATCGTCGATACCGTGGCGACTATCACGAACCGCGATCCAACGCGATTGTCACCGTTGTTCGAGACCATCGACCCCGAAGCGCTGGCCGAACTCGTGACGTCGTCTCGACAGACTCCTATCGAGGTAGCCTTTTCCTACGAGGACTGTCAGGTTACCGTCTCGAGCCACGGTGTCGTCGTCGAGCCACCGGACGAGTGA
- a CDS encoding diacylglycerol/polyprenol kinase family protein, giving the protein MADELKRRLVHASGSGLVALYLLANSLDLGLTWARFGVLMTVLSLGVIGLEFLRLRTGLEWSLYDTLTREYEQDQFAGYGYYMLSMTVAVLVFPAQIALPAMLMLSLGDPISGTVSDNSLKFIKGPKVLGTMFVVSAVIAAPFLYETPLAVVAAALGATIADGVKLRIGDYIVDDNLTIPIYASVLAWLALEFL; this is encoded by the coding sequence ATGGCCGACGAACTGAAGCGACGACTCGTCCACGCAAGCGGGTCAGGTCTCGTTGCACTCTATCTCCTTGCGAACTCCCTCGATCTCGGACTGACATGGGCGCGGTTCGGCGTCCTCATGACGGTTCTCTCGCTGGGCGTCATCGGCCTCGAGTTCCTGCGACTTCGAACCGGCCTCGAGTGGTCGCTGTACGATACGCTGACTCGAGAGTACGAACAGGACCAGTTCGCGGGGTATGGCTACTACATGCTCAGCATGACGGTCGCCGTCCTCGTGTTTCCAGCCCAGATCGCGCTGCCGGCGATGTTGATGCTCTCGCTCGGGGACCCGATCAGCGGCACCGTCTCTGACAACAGCCTCAAGTTCATCAAGGGGCCGAAGGTACTCGGGACGATGTTCGTCGTCAGTGCCGTGATCGCCGCGCCGTTTCTCTACGAGACGCCGCTGGCCGTGGTCGCGGCGGCTCTCGGAGCGACCATCGCCGACGGGGTCAAACTCCGTATTGGCGACTACATCGTCGACGACAACCTGACGATTCCCATCTACGCCAGCGTGCTGGCCTGGCTCGCACTCGAGTTCCTTTGA
- a CDS encoding ABC transporter permease subunit, with protein MSAASGLGLFVREDVRDTVRERQFQLLVGIYVLLALLITYTAGRSTSPGHRGGPELIPSVLPLFAMLTPLLALGFFASAIVEKRTGGALKVVLGLPIDHGTVVLGTFVGRCLVLCTAIATALLAAVPVAVVRGVAVDPARLATVAVILALLGVTFTAFAVAISAVVRSATRATIAAFGVFVLFFFQLWTRLPYTVLYVRHGFSYPETIPEWVDIVAALNPVAAYTNLFDGVYPDLNSGTFVQPPAEPAVYERPVFALAVLVGWIVLTIGVGYRRFRATDL; from the coding sequence GTGAGCGCGGCGTCGGGACTCGGCCTGTTCGTTCGCGAAGACGTTCGTGACACCGTCCGCGAGCGGCAGTTCCAGTTGCTCGTCGGGATTTACGTCCTGCTTGCGCTGCTCATCACGTACACCGCGGGTCGGTCGACGTCACCGGGCCATCGAGGTGGCCCCGAACTGATCCCGTCGGTGCTTCCCCTGTTTGCGATGTTGACGCCACTGTTGGCGCTTGGTTTTTTCGCCTCTGCGATCGTCGAGAAGAGAACGGGCGGCGCGCTCAAAGTCGTGCTCGGCCTCCCGATCGATCACGGAACGGTCGTGCTCGGTACCTTCGTCGGGCGGTGCCTCGTTCTCTGTACGGCAATCGCCACCGCGTTGTTGGCTGCCGTTCCGGTTGCCGTGGTCCGTGGTGTAGCCGTCGATCCTGCCAGACTCGCGACCGTCGCGGTGATTCTCGCCCTGCTCGGCGTCACGTTCACCGCGTTCGCCGTCGCCATCTCGGCGGTCGTTCGGTCGGCGACGCGAGCGACGATCGCCGCGTTCGGCGTCTTCGTGCTCTTTTTCTTTCAGCTCTGGACGCGACTTCCCTACACCGTGTTGTACGTCCGCCACGGCTTTTCGTATCCCGAAACGATCCCCGAGTGGGTCGACATCGTTGCGGCACTGAACCCCGTCGCCGCGTACACGAACCTGTTCGACGGCGTCTATCCGGATCTCAACAGCGGGACGTTCGTCCAGCCGCCGGCCGAGCCAGCAGTGTACGAACGGCCGGTGTTCGCGCTCGCTGTGCTCGTGGGATGGATCGTCCTCACGATCGGCGTCGGCTATCGGCGGTTCCGAGCCACCGATCTCTGA
- a CDS encoding ABC transporter ATP-binding protein: protein MPAIELHSVTKRYERPGLFGGRSVTALHDLDLTVRSGEIFGFLGPNGAGKSTTIDILLDYAAPTEGMVRVLGQNISSESTAIRDRIGVLPDGYGPISERTGREHVQFAIEAKDADDDPDDLLERVGMRGPDAYPVEQYSKGMAQRLMLAMALVGEPELLILDEPSTGLDPNGARTMRRIVREENARGATVFFSSHIMEQVEAVCDRVAILDGGELVAVDTIDALRESVGTTATVTVDLSSVPTSAVDHVRSLEGVSGVKTNGTTVAVACENAAKASVVAAFHDSAADVLDVTTSETSLEELFESYTRGVAQ, encoded by the coding sequence ATGCCCGCGATCGAACTCCACAGCGTGACCAAACGCTACGAGCGACCCGGCCTCTTCGGCGGCCGGTCGGTCACCGCCCTCCACGACCTCGACCTCACCGTCCGCTCCGGTGAGATCTTCGGCTTTCTGGGCCCGAACGGAGCCGGGAAGTCGACGACGATCGACATCCTCCTCGACTACGCCGCCCCGACCGAGGGCATGGTTCGCGTCCTCGGTCAGAACATCTCCTCCGAGAGCACCGCCATCCGCGACCGGATCGGTGTCCTCCCCGACGGCTACGGTCCGATCAGCGAGCGAACGGGCCGCGAGCACGTCCAGTTCGCTATCGAGGCGAAAGACGCCGACGACGATCCGGACGACCTGCTCGAGCGCGTCGGCATGCGCGGCCCCGACGCCTACCCCGTCGAGCAATACTCGAAGGGAATGGCCCAGCGACTCATGCTCGCAATGGCGCTGGTCGGCGAGCCCGAACTGCTGATCCTGGACGAACCCTCGACGGGACTCGATCCCAACGGCGCTCGAACCATGCGCCGGATCGTCCGCGAGGAAAACGCCCGCGGTGCGACCGTCTTCTTCTCGAGTCACATCATGGAGCAGGTCGAAGCGGTCTGTGATCGCGTCGCCATCCTCGACGGCGGCGAACTCGTCGCCGTCGACACGATCGACGCGCTGCGCGAGTCCGTCGGCACCACCGCGACCGTGACGGTCGACCTGTCGTCGGTTCCCACATCCGCAGTCGATCACGTCCGTTCGCTCGAGGGCGTCTCCGGCGTCAAAACGAACGGGACGACGGTCGCGGTCGCCTGTGAAAACGCGGCCAAAGCGTCGGTCGTCGCCGCCTTCCACGACTCCGCGGCCGACGTGCTGGACGTGACCACGAGCGAGACGTCACTCGAGGAACTGTTCGAGAGCTACACGCGAGGTGTTGCACAGTGA
- a CDS encoding TspO/MBR family protein: MATRLSTQRLPDAESVLTALGFVVLLNVVGGLPGLLSSPDSAWFRSLEKPWFYPPELAFPIVWTALFTLLGIALWLIWRSDAPGRRLALGLFAVQMLFNVAWTPAFFTLEALGAAFGIIVVLWMSIVATLAAFARVDRRGAALLVPYLAWVTFAAVLNFELWRLNG; the protein is encoded by the coding sequence ATGGCAACACGGCTCTCTACACAGCGACTCCCCGACGCCGAGTCGGTGCTCACCGCGCTCGGCTTCGTCGTCTTGCTCAACGTCGTCGGTGGGCTGCCCGGCCTGCTGTCTTCACCCGACAGCGCGTGGTTCCGAAGTCTCGAGAAGCCGTGGTTCTACCCGCCCGAACTCGCGTTTCCGATCGTCTGGACGGCCCTCTTTACGCTACTCGGAATCGCGCTGTGGCTGATCTGGCGCAGCGACGCTCCCGGCCGTCGACTCGCGCTCGGCCTGTTCGCGGTCCAGATGCTGTTCAACGTCGCGTGGACGCCCGCGTTCTTTACGCTCGAGGCACTTGGTGCTGCCTTCGGGATCATCGTCGTCCTCTGGATGTCGATCGTTGCTACCCTCGCGGCCTTCGCTCGCGTCGACCGTCGCGGAGCTGCGTTGCTCGTCCCGTATCTCGCGTGGGTGACGTTCGCCGCCGTGCTTAACTTCGAACTCTGGCGGCTGAACGGCTAA
- a CDS encoding DEAD/DEAH box helicase — protein sequence MATTDGDVPSIEHPLLEPNFLERRLYQLKLAGTAANDHTLVCLPTGLGKTTVSLLVTARRLDEVGGKSLMLAPTKPLVQQHADFYREALQVPDEEIVVFTGDVSPDDRAELWTDATVVMATPQVIENDLVGSRISLADVSHITFDECHRATGDYAYNYIAERYHADADNPLVTGMSASPGGDEEAILEVCENLGLREVEVMTEDDADVSEFTHNTDVEWERIDLPEEVLEIRDALNEVITDRLKKLKELGVASSTQPDQSQKDLNRMRAELQQLINNDQSEGFKGMSIHAEVMKLRQAVTLVETQSVEAVRRYFDRQRNQARSSGASKASQRMVSDPRVREAMRKAESFDQLHPKYRKTRMLLAETLGLEGGERVIVFTESRDTAEALTEFLSESFDAKRFVGQGDREGSDGMTQKQQQKVLDDFRAGAFEVLVSTSVAEEGLDVPEVDLVLFYEPVPTAIRSIQRKGRTGRQSEGRVVVLMAEDTRDEAYFWISQRREKEMESELRDLKGVASDLEEELDDSQQALTDFDGESEVKVAGNGGNPDAVGDSSSGSEGVSPQPGLTDFAGEPSDENDGDDDDSNSVETHEPHAEGDLIEIVADQREMDATIARELSKREQIEIRLETLDVGDYVLSDRVVVERKSVADFVDSLVDGDRSVFEQVGAMARHYSRPIVVVEGDGLYEQRDIHPNAIRGALSSLAVDFGASVLRTEGEGETKELLAVVASREQETADREVSVHGEKQSKTLGEQQEYVVSSIAEIGPVTARSLLEEFGTVEAVMIASEDELQAADGVGKVTAERMREVIGSDYTG from the coding sequence ATGGCTACGACGGACGGGGACGTGCCCTCGATCGAGCACCCGCTGCTCGAGCCGAACTTCCTCGAGCGCCGACTTTATCAGTTGAAACTCGCCGGCACAGCGGCGAACGACCACACACTCGTCTGTCTTCCGACTGGACTCGGGAAGACGACGGTGAGCCTGCTCGTGACGGCACGTCGACTCGACGAGGTTGGTGGCAAGTCGCTGATGCTCGCGCCGACGAAACCCCTCGTCCAGCAACACGCCGACTTTTATCGCGAAGCGCTGCAGGTCCCCGACGAGGAGATCGTTGTCTTCACCGGCGACGTCAGCCCGGATGACCGCGCTGAGTTGTGGACGGACGCGACGGTCGTGATGGCGACTCCGCAGGTGATCGAAAACGACCTCGTCGGAAGTCGCATCTCGCTTGCCGACGTCTCCCACATCACCTTCGACGAGTGTCACCGCGCGACCGGCGACTACGCCTACAACTACATCGCCGAGCGCTACCACGCGGACGCCGATAACCCGCTCGTGACGGGGATGAGCGCCTCACCCGGCGGCGACGAGGAGGCCATCCTCGAGGTCTGTGAGAACCTCGGCCTCCGGGAGGTCGAGGTGATGACCGAAGACGACGCCGACGTCTCGGAGTTTACTCACAACACCGACGTCGAGTGGGAGCGCATCGACCTCCCCGAGGAGGTCCTCGAGATCCGGGACGCGCTGAACGAGGTGATCACGGATCGCCTCAAGAAATTAAAAGAGCTGGGCGTCGCAAGCTCGACCCAACCCGACCAGTCCCAGAAGGACCTCAATCGGATGCGAGCCGAACTGCAACAGCTGATCAACAACGATCAGTCAGAGGGGTTCAAAGGGATGTCCATCCACGCGGAGGTGATGAAGCTCCGACAGGCGGTCACGCTCGTCGAAACCCAGAGTGTCGAGGCGGTGCGGCGGTACTTCGACCGCCAGCGCAATCAGGCCCGCTCGTCGGGCGCGTCGAAGGCCAGCCAGCGGATGGTCTCCGATCCGCGCGTGCGAGAGGCGATGCGCAAAGCGGAGTCGTTCGACCAACTCCACCCCAAATACCGCAAGACACGGATGCTGCTGGCCGAGACCCTGGGACTGGAGGGCGGCGAGCGGGTGATCGTCTTCACGGAATCCCGCGACACCGCGGAGGCGCTGACCGAGTTCTTGAGCGAGAGTTTCGACGCCAAGCGGTTCGTCGGACAGGGCGACCGCGAAGGGTCCGACGGGATGACCCAGAAACAGCAACAGAAAGTGCTCGACGACTTCCGTGCAGGGGCGTTCGAAGTGCTCGTCTCGACGTCGGTCGCCGAGGAGGGACTCGACGTCCCCGAAGTCGACCTCGTGCTCTTCTACGAACCCGTCCCCACGGCGATCCGGTCGATCCAGCGCAAGGGCCGAACGGGTCGCCAGTCCGAAGGCCGCGTCGTCGTCCTCATGGCCGAGGATACCCGCGACGAGGCTTACTTCTGGATCTCCCAGCGCCGCGAAAAGGAGATGGAGTCCGAACTGCGCGACCTGAAAGGGGTTGCGTCCGACCTCGAGGAAGAACTCGACGACTCCCAGCAGGCGTTGACCGACTTCGACGGAGAGAGCGAAGTGAAAGTAGCTGGTAACGGGGGCAACCCCGACGCAGTCGGCGATTCTTCCAGTGGAAGTGAGGGGGTTTCGCCACAGCCCGGACTGACGGATTTCGCGGGGGAACCGTCGGACGAGAACGACGGCGATGACGACGACAGCAACTCAGTCGAGACCCACGAGCCCCACGCCGAGGGCGACCTGATCGAGATCGTCGCCGACCAGCGCGAGATGGACGCCACCATCGCACGCGAGCTCTCGAAACGAGAGCAGATCGAGATCCGCCTCGAGACGCTCGACGTGGGCGACTACGTCCTGTCGGATCGGGTCGTCGTCGAGCGCAAGTCCGTCGCCGACTTCGTCGACTCGCTGGTCGACGGCGATCGCTCCGTCTTCGAGCAGGTCGGCGCGATGGCCAGACACTACTCGCGGCCCATCGTGGTCGTCGAAGGCGACGGCCTCTACGAACAACGAGACATCCACCCGAACGCGATTCGGGGCGCGCTCTCGAGTCTCGCCGTCGATTTCGGTGCGAGTGTGCTCCGGACCGAGGGCGAGGGCGAGACGAAAGAACTGCTCGCCGTGGTCGCTAGCCGCGAGCAGGAGACGGCCGACCGCGAGGTATCGGTTCACGGTGAGAAACAGTCCAAAACGCTCGGCGAGCAACAGGAGTACGTCGTCTCCTCGATCGCCGAGATCGGCCCCGTCACGGCCCGGTCGCTGCTCGAGGAGTTTGGCACCGTCGAGGCAGTGATGATCGCCAGCGAAGACGAGTTACAGGCCGCCGACGGCGTCGGAAAGGTAACGGCCGAACGGATGCGAGAGGTTATTGGGAGCGACTACACCGGCTGA
- a CDS encoding Sjogren's syndrome/scleroderma autoantigen 1 family protein, with protein MSDFDKEAEREKLREKYERDKQERQATQRMSDLLLKGATMTNAHCGTCGDPLFQQDDTTFCPSCHGNPDAVRGTDLEAQPAEESSNRPAATEAADHGEDREPAAESGAADDEAAASDRDGDDQPQRPPETTANDRRARAPDSPSNADPTSDATGRDEDESSPQAQPQTEQTTAAPATGDMRSARRPPAASPSAGGDLEAAHASLVQALEKFAAEAAATDDPRYATECLEAAREASETLETLR; from the coding sequence ATGAGCGACTTCGATAAGGAAGCCGAGCGCGAGAAACTTCGGGAGAAGTACGAACGCGACAAACAAGAGCGGCAGGCGACCCAGCGGATGAGCGATCTGCTGCTCAAAGGTGCGACGATGACGAACGCCCACTGTGGCACCTGCGGTGATCCGCTTTTCCAGCAGGACGACACCACGTTCTGTCCGAGCTGTCACGGCAACCCCGACGCCGTTCGCGGAACCGATCTCGAGGCCCAGCCGGCCGAGGAATCGAGCAACCGACCGGCGGCTACGGAGGCGGCCGACCACGGCGAAGACCGCGAGCCAGCAGCCGAGTCCGGCGCCGCGGACGACGAAGCAGCCGCCAGCGACCGCGATGGCGACGACCAGCCACAACGGCCCCCCGAGACGACGGCGAACGACCGTCGCGCTCGAGCGCCCGACTCGCCCTCGAATGCCGACCCAACGAGCGACGCGACGGGCCGGGACGAGGACGAATCGTCTCCACAAGCCCAGCCACAGACTGAGCAGACCACCGCAGCGCCCGCGACGGGTGATATGCGATCCGCACGCCGCCCGCCAGCCGCCTCGCCGTCCGCCGGCGGCGACCTCGAGGCCGCCCACGCCTCGCTCGTGCAGGCCTTAGAAAAGTTCGCGGCCGAGGCGGCCGCCACCGACGACCCCCGATACGCCACGGAGTGTCTCGAAGCCGCCCGCGAGGCGAGCGAGACGCTCGAAACGCTCCGGTGA
- a CDS encoding TIGR00725 family protein — protein MRVSVIGGGEITDEQAVRAEAVGRELAARGHTVVCGGRSGTMEAVCRGAKAEGGTTIGILPSERREQANDYVDIPIATGLGHARNALVPLNGDAVIALAGGVGTLSELGFAGIYDRPVVGLETHDVPALEDVLETVETPEAAVDAVEAALEGER, from the coding sequence ATGCGCGTCAGCGTTATCGGCGGCGGCGAGATCACCGACGAGCAGGCAGTCCGCGCCGAGGCCGTCGGCCGCGAACTCGCGGCTCGAGGCCATACGGTCGTCTGTGGCGGCCGCAGCGGGACGATGGAGGCCGTCTGTCGCGGTGCCAAAGCCGAAGGTGGCACGACGATCGGTATCCTCCCAAGCGAGCGCCGCGAGCAGGCGAACGACTACGTCGACATCCCTATCGCGACCGGGCTGGGCCACGCGCGGAACGCGCTCGTCCCGCTGAACGGCGATGCGGTCATTGCGCTCGCCGGCGGCGTCGGCACGCTCTCGGAACTGGGCTTTGCCGGCATCTACGACCGGCCCGTCGTCGGCCTCGAGACCCACGACGTTCCGGCTCTCGAGGACGTGCTCGAGACCGTCGAAACGCCCGAGGCAGCCGTCGACGCGGTCGAAGCCGCACTCGAGGGTGAGCGCTGA
- the mdh gene encoding malate dehydrogenase — translation MTKVSVVGAAGTVGAAAGYNIALRDIADELVFVDIPDQEDTTIGQAADANHGAAYDSNTTIRQGDYEATEGSDVVVITAGIPRQPGQTRIDLAEDNAPIMEDIGSSLAEYNDDFVTVTTSNPVDLLNRHLYEAGDRAREKVIGFGGRLDSARFRYVISQRYDAPVKNVEATILGEHGDAQVPVFSKVRVDGQDLEFTDEEKDELLSELQTSAMNVIEKKGATQWGPATGVGHMVEAILRDTGEVLPGSVVLEGEYGHKDTAFGVPVKLGSNGVEEVVEWDLTEFERNQLGEAAEKLSDQYEKIA, via the coding sequence ATGACGAAAGTTAGCGTGGTCGGCGCGGCTGGGACGGTCGGAGCCGCTGCGGGCTACAACATCGCGCTTCGGGATATCGCGGACGAACTCGTCTTCGTCGACATTCCGGACCAGGAGGATACGACGATCGGGCAGGCCGCGGACGCCAACCACGGCGCAGCCTACGACTCGAACACGACGATCCGGCAGGGAGACTACGAGGCAACCGAGGGGTCGGACGTCGTCGTCATCACGGCTGGGATCCCGCGCCAGCCGGGCCAGACCCGAATCGATCTGGCGGAAGACAACGCCCCGATCATGGAGGACATCGGCTCCTCGCTGGCCGAGTACAACGACGACTTCGTGACGGTGACGACGTCAAATCCCGTCGACTTGCTCAATCGTCACCTCTACGAGGCGGGTGATCGCGCACGTGAGAAAGTGATCGGTTTCGGCGGCCGACTCGACTCTGCGCGCTTCCGGTACGTGATCTCCCAGCGCTACGACGCCCCCGTCAAGAACGTCGAGGCGACCATCCTCGGTGAACACGGCGACGCGCAGGTCCCCGTCTTCTCGAAAGTCCGAGTCGACGGTCAGGACCTCGAGTTCACCGACGAGGAGAAAGACGAACTGCTCTCCGAGCTCCAGACCTCCGCGATGAACGTCATCGAGAAGAAAGGCGCGACCCAGTGGGGGCCGGCGACCGGCGTCGGGCACATGGTTGAGGCGATCCTCCGCGATACGGGCGAAGTGCTCCCCGGAAGTGTCGTCCTCGAGGGCGAGTACGGTCACAAAGACACCGCCTTCGGTGTCCCCGTCAAACTGGGCTCGAACGGCGTCGAAGAGGTCGTCGAGTGGGACCTCACCGAGTTCGAGCGCAACCAACTCGGCGAAGCCGCAGAGAAGCTCTCGGACCAGTACGAGAAAATCGCGTAA
- a CDS encoding ferredoxin: MKIEYDEDTCIGMFQCVAEWSEFEKDKSKGKAILNDSEEVEGGVFVREVPEDAELDAKFAARTCPVDAIKIYDDDGEQLIP; the protein is encoded by the coding sequence ATGAAGATCGAATACGACGAGGACACCTGTATCGGGATGTTCCAGTGTGTCGCCGAGTGGAGCGAGTTCGAGAAGGACAAGTCGAAGGGCAAGGCGATCCTGAACGACTCGGAGGAAGTCGAGGGCGGTGTCTTCGTTCGTGAGGTACCCGAAGACGCGGAACTCGACGCGAAGTTCGCCGCGCGAACCTGTCCCGTCGACGCGATCAAAATCTACGACGACGACGGCGAGCAGTTGATTCCGTAG
- a CDS encoding inorganic phosphate transporter, giving the protein MVTLSFVALVGAAVVTCVFMAWVLGANSNSPPFAPAIGANAISTMQAAFVIGLLAAAGALMQGGSISETVGADLIDGVTITPLAATAGLLTAATFMAIGIYTRYPIPAAFATTGAMVGVGLSLGGDPATATYQRLGTFWLLVPFMSGGLAYATAVTLRRDDIPESVGVPLLAGIVGAIVANIRLGVIPDPAADQGSLANFVARQFGGGPALVAGADLGTVIVTIALGALAFYWVRKRVLIDVDGGIRSFLLVLGGIVAFSSGGSQVGLATGPLENLFRVELGLPGITLLALGAAGILAGAWMGAPRLLQATSREYAQLGVRRSIAALVPGFIIAQLAIALGIPISLNNIILSGVIGGGLAAGSAGVSRRKIGFTIMFWLLTLGSSIAVGYGLYQLFAAIIGG; this is encoded by the coding sequence ATGGTCACACTGTCGTTCGTGGCGCTCGTCGGGGCTGCTGTCGTCACCTGCGTGTTTATGGCGTGGGTGCTTGGTGCAAACAGTAACTCGCCGCCGTTTGCCCCCGCGATCGGCGCGAACGCGATCTCGACGATGCAGGCCGCGTTCGTTATCGGCCTGCTCGCAGCCGCCGGGGCGCTCATGCAGGGCGGAAGTATCTCCGAGACGGTCGGTGCCGATCTCATCGACGGCGTGACGATTACGCCGCTTGCGGCCACCGCGGGGCTGCTCACTGCAGCGACGTTTATGGCGATCGGAATCTACACGCGGTATCCGATTCCTGCCGCGTTCGCGACGACGGGTGCGATGGTCGGCGTCGGCCTCTCGCTTGGCGGCGATCCAGCGACAGCGACCTACCAGCGACTGGGCACGTTCTGGCTGCTCGTGCCCTTCATGTCCGGCGGACTGGCGTACGCGACCGCAGTCACCCTGCGCCGCGACGACATCCCCGAATCGGTCGGCGTGCCGCTACTGGCGGGCATTGTCGGCGCGATCGTCGCGAACATTCGACTTGGCGTCATCCCCGATCCGGCAGCCGATCAGGGTAGTCTTGCGAATTTCGTTGCCCGTCAGTTCGGCGGTGGCCCAGCGCTCGTCGCAGGCGCGGACCTCGGTACCGTGATCGTGACGATCGCCCTCGGTGCGCTCGCCTTCTACTGGGTTCGAAAACGCGTCCTTATCGACGTCGACGGCGGGATTCGATCGTTTCTGCTCGTCCTCGGCGGGATCGTCGCCTTCTCCTCTGGTGGCTCGCAGGTCGGGCTCGCGACCGGGCCGCTCGAGAACCTCTTTCGGGTCGAACTCGGCCTGCCGGGAATCACACTGCTCGCGCTGGGTGCAGCCGGCATCCTCGCCGGCGCGTGGATGGGCGCACCGCGACTGTTGCAGGCGACCTCGAGAGAGTACGCCCAGCTCGGCGTTCGGCGCTCGATCGCGGCGCTCGTTCCGGGCTTTATCATCGCGCAGTTAGCGATCGCGCTCGGGATCCCCATTTCGCTGAACAACATCATCCTCTCGGGAGTAATCGGTGGTGGGCTGGCAGCCGGCTCGGCGGGCGTCTCGCGGCGTAAAATCGGGTTTACGATCATGTTCTGGCTGTTGACACTCGGTAGTTCGATTGCCGTCGGCTACGGCCTCTACCAGCTGTTCGCGGCGATCATCGGCGGCTGA
- a CDS encoding universal stress protein produces MAPDHVLVPTLGRPREDEALAYALETFPDADVTLLAVVTPLDAPLSEGGVLERDADRLEQTHQRAASLLESVDDDAAGEGVRVDVLEGRPGTVVPQYASDEAVDHVVMHGHGTTTPGFVRRFLGRGVATTIVERTDEPVTVLE; encoded by the coding sequence ATGGCTCCCGATCACGTCCTCGTCCCAACCCTCGGCCGGCCGCGAGAGGACGAGGCGCTTGCCTACGCGCTCGAGACGTTTCCCGACGCGGACGTGACGCTGCTGGCTGTCGTGACGCCGCTCGACGCCCCGTTGAGCGAGGGCGGGGTGCTCGAGCGAGACGCGGATCGTCTCGAGCAGACACACCAGCGCGCAGCATCACTGCTCGAGTCGGTCGACGACGACGCGGCGGGCGAGGGGGTTCGGGTCGACGTCCTCGAAGGACGTCCCGGGACCGTCGTTCCGCAGTATGCAAGCGATGAAGCCGTCGATCACGTGGTTATGCACGGACACGGAACGACGACACCCGGATTCGTCCGGCGGTTTCTCGGCCGCGGCGTCGCTACGACCATCGTCGAACGCACCGACGAGCCGGTGACGGTTCTCGAATGA